In one Dama dama isolate Ldn47 chromosome 5, ASM3311817v1, whole genome shotgun sequence genomic region, the following are encoded:
- the FBF1 gene encoding fas-binding factor 1 isoform X4, translating to MKDLDEMDADLLGLKKSNLASNKRPAKGSGKEEPPSPLKTVGVLTANEKGDAVPTKDLPPSPSSYGRQCRKFSLEGSEDPLAGLLSDDEERIPKKLPSTETKTSSKKNPAPVRDHGPSVPLTPGDTPVRKKEELLFDDGDDIMATLGFGDSPKAEGRQASDQEGPLPARSKLDELLGRGPASKLLARPGTGEHREFKLDKKYQRPQDKEDTWGDEDFTFGAYQPTVGSSEGRQSRRQSVSRFLDGGTDPKGEAGSRQSTPTASSPTQPRRGGADWLGLKDDGSDLLPPSPGREAQRRPPPASQHSAPVRHSAPAGPPSSLGTKTPTEGTGPPARGSQPAEPGASEKEAGQDWLSHVLSRKKAQGLAREERAAGSEGRHSAGAAGRPPCHSQPAASTQELEPAAAGEIPGTATQGPWSPPATSGSPVTWNKATLALHAGDPKRGRAPGDHSGTEPTVVFPNSQEPSGPSVPVQSKLPESLARSLLPGPEYQHQLLVAQAQLQSGTAELQATLLQSQARLAELEAQVRKLELERTQHKLLLESLQQRHQADLELIEHAHRSRVKVLETSYQQREERLRRENEELSAQYLSRCQEAEQARAELTAQHQRRLAAAVQEKDQEMERLRELQRASILEMRKDHEEHLQRLKQLKDREIDAVTSATSHTRSLNSIIEQMEKFSSSLHELSSRVEASHLSTSQERELGIRQQDKLLQALQERLSRQQRDMEEERSRLQEVMGKMEARLGEQSRLLEQERWRVHAEQSKAESAQRALEEQRKVMVQQTAMEREELERAKSALLEEQKSVMHKCGEERRRLAAEWAEFFAQQKLSKERAEREAERALQVDAQREGTLVSLAKEQAELKVRASELRAKEDQLAAEREALERERQELRLEKERVSAAAQRMRLRAEEVESMSQVASKKYQEGERALRAAQQVQSEHQARLQLVQEQQERLRQQERHVHQEHLSLAQQRLQLDRARQDLPASPMGLLSRAQDPAASGLSATVAPAPAIPQCSQPLVGLGPSHLYAKLVLLKHTAEQDRDFLENEQFFLETLKKASYNMASHSS from the exons ATGAAG gACCTGGATGAAATGGATGCTGACCTCTTAGGTCTGAAGAAGTCAAATCTAGCCTCTAACAAAAGGCCTGCAAAGGGCTCTGGGAAAGAAGAGCCGCCTAGTCCTCTTAAAACCGTCGGTGTGTTAACCGCCAATGAGAAAG GAGATGCGGTTCCCACCAAGGACCTACCTCCATCCCCCTCCAGCTATGGGCGTCAGTGCAGGAAGTTTTCCTTGGAAG GTTCGGAAGACCCCCTGGCAGGACTTCTCTCTGATGATGAGGAAAGAATCCCCAAGAAGCTGCCCTCCACGGAGACGAAAACCTCTTCCAAAAAGAACCCAGCCCCGGTCAGAGATCACG GGCCCTCTGTCCCTCTAACTCCTGGGGACACTCCGGTCCGAAAGAAAGAAGAGTTGCTCTTTGACGATGGGGACGACATCATGGCCACCCTGGGGTTTGGAGACAGCCCCAAGGCAGAGGGGAGGCAGGCGAGCGACCA GGAAGGGCCCCTCCCTGCCCGCTCCAAGCTGGATGAGCTGCTGGGTCGGGGCCCTGCCTCCAAGCTCCTGGCCCGGCCAGGCACCGGCGAGCACAGGGAATTCAAGCTGGACAAGAAGTACCAGCGGCCACAGG ACAAAGAAGACACCTGGGGTGACGAGGACTTCACCTTTGGGGCCTACCAGCCCACCGTGGGCTCCTCCGAGGGCCGGCAGTCCCGCCGGCAGTCTGTCAG TAGGTTCTTAGATGGTGGCACAGACCCCAAGGGAGAAGCGGGCTCCAGGCAGAGCACCCCCACAgcctccagccccacccagccCAGGAGGGGAGGCGCTGACTGGCTGGGCCTCAAGGACGACGGCTCGGACCTGCTCCCCCCATCCCCAGGCAGGGAGGCTCAGAGGCGCCCCCCTCCTGCGAGCCAGCATTCCGCCCCTGTCCGCCACTCTGCCCCGGCCGGGCCACCCTCCTCCTTGGGGACAAAAACACCCACCGAGGGTACTGGCCCTCCTGCCAGAGGCAGCCAGCCTGCGGAGCCAGGAGCATCCGAGAAGGAGGCAGGCCAGGACTGGCTGAGCCACGTGCTGTCCCGGAAAAAGGCCCAAGGCCTGGCCAGAGAGGAGCGCGCCGCGGGCTCTGAGGGCCGGCATTCGGCGGGGGCAGCCGGCCGGCCGCCTTGCCACAG TCAGCCTGCTGCCAGCACCCAAGAGCTCGAGCCAGCAGCCGCCGGGGAGATCCCAGGAACAGCAACACAGGGGCCATGGTCCCCGCCTGCCACCTCTGG GTCCCCTGTGACTTGGAACAAGGCCACCTTGGCCCTCCATGCAGGTGACCCTAAgaggggaagagcccctggagaccACTCTGGCACCG AGCCTACAGTTGTTTTCCCGAATTCCCAGGAACCCTCAGGGCCTTCTGTGCCTGTTCAG TCCAAGCTCCCGGAGTCCCTGGCCCGGAGCCTGCTGCCCGGCCCCGAGTACCAGCACCAGCTCCTGGTGGCACAGGCTCAGCTTCAGAGCGGCACTGCCGAGCTCCAGGCCACCCTCCTGCAGAGTCAGGCCCGGCTGGCGGAGCTCGAGGCCCAG GTGCGGAAGCTGGAGTTGGAGCGGACCCAGCACAAGCTGCTGCTGGAGAGCTTACAGCAGCGGCACCAGGCTGACCTGGAGCTCATCGAGCATGCTCACAG GAGTCGAGTCAAGGTGCTAGAAACATCATACCAGCAACGGGAAGAGCGGCTTCGGAGAGAGAACGAGGAGCTGTCTGCCCAATATCTGTCTCGCTGCCAGGAGGCCGAGCAGGCCCGCGCTGAACTCACGGCCCAGCACCAGCGGCGCTTGGCAGCCGCCGTGCAGGAGAAAGACCAGGAGATGGAGCGGCTCCGGGAGCTGCAGCG ggccTCCATCCTGGAGATGCGCAAGGACCACGAGGAGCACCTGCAGCGGCTGAAGCAGCTGAAGGACCGGGAGATCGACGCCGTGACCAGCGCCACCTCCCACACGAG GTCCCTGAACAGCATCATCGAGCAGATGGAGAAGTTCTCCAGCAGCCTACACGAGCTGTCCTCCCGTGTGGAGGCCTCACACCTCAGCACCTCCCAGGAGCGGGAGCTGGGGATCCGGCAGCAGGACAAGCTGCTCCAAG CGCTGCAGGAGAGGCTGAGCCGCCAGCAGCGGGACATGGAGGAAGAGCGGAGCCGGCTCCAGGAGGTCATGGGGAAGATGGAGGCACGCCTGGGCGAGCAGAGCCGGCTGCTGGAGCAG GAGCGCTGGCGGGTGCACGCCGAGCAGTCCAAGGCCGAGTCGGCACAGCGCGCTCTGGAGGAGCAGAGAAAGGTCATGGTCCAGCAGACAGCCATGGAGCGGGAGGAGCTGGAGAGAGCCAAG AGCGCCTTGCTGGAGGAGCAGAAGTCCGTCATGCACAAGTGCGGGGAGGAGCGGCGGCGCCTGGCGGCCGAGTGGGCCGAGTTCTTCGCGCAGCAGAAGCTGAGTAAGGAGCGGGCCGAGCGCGAGGCGGAGCGGGCGCTGCAGGTGGACGCCCAGCGGGAGGGCACCCTCGTCAGCCTGGCCAAG GAGCAGGCAGAGCTGAAGGTGAGGGCCAGCGAGCTCCGGGCCAAAGAGGACCAGCTGGCGGCCGAGAGGGAGGCTCTGGAGCGGGAGAGGCAGGAGCTGCGTCTGGAGAAGGAGCGGGTCAGCGCCGCTGCCCAGCGCATGAGGCTGCGCGCCGAGGAGGTGGAGAGCATGAGCCAG GTGGCCTCGAAGAAGTACCAGGAGGGGGAGCGGGCCCTGCGCGCGGCCCAGCAGGTGCAATCAGAGCATCAGGCCCGGCTGCAGCTGGTGCAGGAGCAGCAGGAGCGGCTGCGGCAGCAGGAGCGCCACGTGCACCAG GAGCATCTGAGTCTAGCCCAGCAGCGGCTGCAGCTGGATCGTGCCCGACAGGACCTGCCCGCCAGCCCAAtggggctgctctccagggcCCAGGACCCCGCAGCCTCTGGCCTGAGTG CCACGGTGGCACCTGCCCCCGCCATTCCGCAGTGCAGCCAACCGCTGGTCGGCCTGGGCCCCTCACACCTCTACGCCAAGCTGGTGCTGCTGAAACACACAGCTGAGCAG GACCGTGACTTTCTGGAAAACGAACAGTTCTTCCTGGAGACCCTGAAGAAAGCCTCCTACAACATGGCATCCCACTCGTCCTGA